In a genomic window of Lepisosteus oculatus isolate fLepOcu1 chromosome 3, fLepOcu1.hap2, whole genome shotgun sequence:
- the fam189a2 gene encoding endosomal transmembrane epsin interactor 1 isoform X3 — MSLPVVLPGSCCPVAGVSLASQLADPSFRTRHRCISGVSRMPGSQSRLLPALLPGRPLLSLGLLQLVLGCSMVALSFGALSLSSSPPIRNSCPFWAGSSVILSGIIGLTTWRRPVLLLVNLFVLLSVVCVLLNLAGFVLCCQGAQLVSSMSSCQLSEVGDVCQCCADTQSAKCPEEKLLKLYPGNSCSTMRMLLKKVLFALCALNALTTAVCLVAAALRYLQIFAARRPCIQDEPRPTVEEGEEPARVPDPDEFVPPVPPPSYFSTFYSYTPRLARRMFGNSVIPLPHIYGARIKGVEVFCPLDPPPPYETVANQSDNTEQGAAAEVAELTGGLIETSDTDGCCQASNTLLSQPKPGQVSGVACRRSCRQLLRRSNSDPVLLDVTTKVLSCEAATQTEARPELATVTLRRGRRYQGPRRPRPSSLVDYQSYRDTKQLVAQFLEHSPCSMTPEVQEVVNSIKTVLRSDQEHMEEAVLSASFIDQVITGSQARRPQPSPERTVHTLPSRKRPGLLHLHSCGDLSTFTAAEPQPAERRRPRAAQDRPRSLIGVFRETVL; from the exons ATGTCTCTGCCGGTAGTTCTCCCGGGATCTTGTTGCCCCGTTGCGGGGGTATCGTTGGCTTCCCAGCTGGCAGACCCATCCTTTAGGACTCGACACCGCTGCATTTCTGGGGTGTCTCGTATGCCGGGATCTCAGTCCCGACTGCTCCCCGCTCTCCTCCCCGGCAGACCTCTGCTGTCTCTCGGCTTGCTGCAGCTGGTTCTCGGCTGCTCTATGGTGGCGCTGTCATTCGGGGCTCTGTCTCTCAGCAGTTCACCTCCTATCAGGAATTCGTGTCCGTTTTGGGCTGGGTCTTCG GTCATACTTTCAGGAATAATTGGGTTAACGACATGGAGAAGACCAGTGCTGCTTTTG GTGAACCTCTTTGTGCTGCTGTCTGTGGTCTGCGTCCTGCTCAACTTGGCCGGCTTTGTTCTGTGCTGTCAAGGAGCCCAGCTCGTCTCCAGCATGTCCAGCTGCCAGCTG AGTGAAGTGGGGgatgtgtgtcagtgctgtgcAGACACTCAGAGTGCCAAGTGTCCGGAAGAGAAGCTCTTAAAGCTGTACCCTGGGAATTCCTGCAGTACCATGCGCATGCTGTTGAAG AAAGTTCTGTTTGCCCTCTGTGCTCTGAATGCACTGACAACAGCTGTATGCTTAGTGGCCGCAGCCTTAAGATACCTCCAGATATTTGCAGCACGAAGACCCTGCATA CAGGATGAGCCCCGTCCCACTGTGGAGGAAGGAGAAGAGCCGGCCCGTGTCCCAGACCCCGATGAGTTTGTTCCTCCAGTTCCTCCCCCTTCCTACTTCTCCACCTTTTACTCCTACACCCCTCGGCTGGCCCGCag AATGTTTGGCAACAGCGTGATTCCTCTGCCTCATATCTACGGAGCCAGAATAAAAGGGGTTGAAGTATTTTGTCCTCTGGATCCTCCACCCCCCTATGAAACTGTGGCAAACCAATCCGATAACACAGAGCAG GGTGCTGCAGCTGAAGTCGCAGAACTGACAGGGGGTTTAATCGAAACATCAGACACAG ATGGTTGCTGCCAGGCCTCGAATACTCTCCTATCACAGCCTAAACCTGGACAGGTCTCAGGAGTGGCATGTAGAAGATCTTGCAGACAACTCTTAAGAAGATCAAATAGTGACCCAGTGCTGTTGGATGTGACCACTAAAG TGCTGAGCTGTGAGGCCGCCACTCAGACCGAAGCACGTCCAGAGCTGGCGACGGTCACCTTGCGCCGCGGCCGGCGGTACCAGGGGCCGCGGCGGCCCAGGCCCAGCTCCCTGGTCGATTATCAGAGCTACAGGGACACCAAGCAGCTGGTGGCCCAGTTCCTGGAGCACTCGCCCTGCAGCATGACCCCCGAGGTGCAGGAGGTGGTGAACAGCATCAAGACGGTGTTGAGGTCGGACCAGGAGCACATGGAGGAGGCGGTGCTGAGCGCCAGCTTCATTGACCAG GTGATAACCGGCTCCCAGGCGCGTCGGCCGCAGCCCTCTCCTGAGAGGACTGTGCACACGTTGCCCTCGAGGAAGCGCCCGGGGCTGCTCCACCTGCACAGCTGCGGGGACCTCAGCACCTTCACGGCAGCCGAGCCCCAGCCCGCGGAGCGCAGGAGACCCAGGGCCGCGCAGGATCGTCCGCGCAGCCTCATCGGGGTCTTCAGAGAGACGGTGCTTTGA
- the fam189a2 gene encoding endosomal transmembrane epsin interactor 1 isoform X1, translated as MSLPVVLPGSCCPVAGVSLASQLADPSFRTRHRCISGVSRMPGSQSRLLPALLPGRPLLSLGLLQLVLGCSMVALSFGALSLSSSPPIRNSCPFWAGSSVILSGIIGLTTWRRPVLLLVNLFVLLSVVCVLLNLAGFVLCCQGAQLVSSMSSCQLSEVGDVCQCCADTQSAKCPEEKLLKLYPGNSCSTMRMLLKKVLFALCALNALTTAVCLVAAALRYLQIFAARRPCIQDEPRPTVEEGEEPARVPDPDEFVPPVPPPSYFSTFYSYTPRLARRMFGNSVIPLPHIYGARIKGVEVFCPLDPPPPYETVANQSDNTEQGAAAEVAELTGGLIETSDTDGCCQASNTLLSQPKPGQVSGVACRRSCRQLLRRSNSDPVLLDVTTKEPLPPSCPLSPAVLSCEAATQTEARPELATVTLRRGRRYQGPRRPRPSSLVDYQSYRDTKQLVAQFLEHSPCSMTPEVQEVVNSIKTVLRSDQEHMEEAVLSASFIDQVITGSQARRPQPSPERTVHTLPSRKRPGLLHLHSCGDLSTFTAAEPQPAERRRPRAAQDRPRSLIGVFRETVL; from the exons ATGTCTCTGCCGGTAGTTCTCCCGGGATCTTGTTGCCCCGTTGCGGGGGTATCGTTGGCTTCCCAGCTGGCAGACCCATCCTTTAGGACTCGACACCGCTGCATTTCTGGGGTGTCTCGTATGCCGGGATCTCAGTCCCGACTGCTCCCCGCTCTCCTCCCCGGCAGACCTCTGCTGTCTCTCGGCTTGCTGCAGCTGGTTCTCGGCTGCTCTATGGTGGCGCTGTCATTCGGGGCTCTGTCTCTCAGCAGTTCACCTCCTATCAGGAATTCGTGTCCGTTTTGGGCTGGGTCTTCG GTCATACTTTCAGGAATAATTGGGTTAACGACATGGAGAAGACCAGTGCTGCTTTTG GTGAACCTCTTTGTGCTGCTGTCTGTGGTCTGCGTCCTGCTCAACTTGGCCGGCTTTGTTCTGTGCTGTCAAGGAGCCCAGCTCGTCTCCAGCATGTCCAGCTGCCAGCTG AGTGAAGTGGGGgatgtgtgtcagtgctgtgcAGACACTCAGAGTGCCAAGTGTCCGGAAGAGAAGCTCTTAAAGCTGTACCCTGGGAATTCCTGCAGTACCATGCGCATGCTGTTGAAG AAAGTTCTGTTTGCCCTCTGTGCTCTGAATGCACTGACAACAGCTGTATGCTTAGTGGCCGCAGCCTTAAGATACCTCCAGATATTTGCAGCACGAAGACCCTGCATA CAGGATGAGCCCCGTCCCACTGTGGAGGAAGGAGAAGAGCCGGCCCGTGTCCCAGACCCCGATGAGTTTGTTCCTCCAGTTCCTCCCCCTTCCTACTTCTCCACCTTTTACTCCTACACCCCTCGGCTGGCCCGCag AATGTTTGGCAACAGCGTGATTCCTCTGCCTCATATCTACGGAGCCAGAATAAAAGGGGTTGAAGTATTTTGTCCTCTGGATCCTCCACCCCCCTATGAAACTGTGGCAAACCAATCCGATAACACAGAGCAG GGTGCTGCAGCTGAAGTCGCAGAACTGACAGGGGGTTTAATCGAAACATCAGACACAG ATGGTTGCTGCCAGGCCTCGAATACTCTCCTATCACAGCCTAAACCTGGACAGGTCTCAGGAGTGGCATGTAGAAGATCTTGCAGACAACTCTTAAGAAGATCAAATAGTGACCCAGTGCTGTTGGATGTGACCACTAAAG AACCTCTCCCCCCCTCTTGTCCTCTGTCCCCGGCAGTGCTGAGCTGTGAGGCCGCCACTCAGACCGAAGCACGTCCAGAGCTGGCGACGGTCACCTTGCGCCGCGGCCGGCGGTACCAGGGGCCGCGGCGGCCCAGGCCCAGCTCCCTGGTCGATTATCAGAGCTACAGGGACACCAAGCAGCTGGTGGCCCAGTTCCTGGAGCACTCGCCCTGCAGCATGACCCCCGAGGTGCAGGAGGTGGTGAACAGCATCAAGACGGTGTTGAGGTCGGACCAGGAGCACATGGAGGAGGCGGTGCTGAGCGCCAGCTTCATTGACCAG GTGATAACCGGCTCCCAGGCGCGTCGGCCGCAGCCCTCTCCTGAGAGGACTGTGCACACGTTGCCCTCGAGGAAGCGCCCGGGGCTGCTCCACCTGCACAGCTGCGGGGACCTCAGCACCTTCACGGCAGCCGAGCCCCAGCCCGCGGAGCGCAGGAGACCCAGGGCCGCGCAGGATCGTCCGCGCAGCCTCATCGGGGTCTTCAGAGAGACGGTGCTTTGA
- the fam189a2 gene encoding endosomal transmembrane epsin interactor 1 isoform X2 — MSLPVVLPGSCCPVAGVSLASQLADPSFRTRHRCISGVSRMPGSQSRLLPALLPGRPLLSLGLLQLVLGCSMVALSFGALSLSSSPPIRNSCPFWAGSSVILSGIIGLTTWRRPVLLLVNLFVLLSVVCVLLNLAGFVLCCQGAQLVSSMSSCQLSEVGDVCQCCADTQSAKCPEEKLLKLYPGNSCSTMRMLLKKVLFALCALNALTTAVCLVAAALRYLQIFAARRPCIDEPRPTVEEGEEPARVPDPDEFVPPVPPPSYFSTFYSYTPRLARRMFGNSVIPLPHIYGARIKGVEVFCPLDPPPPYETVANQSDNTEQGAAAEVAELTGGLIETSDTDGCCQASNTLLSQPKPGQVSGVACRRSCRQLLRRSNSDPVLLDVTTKEPLPPSCPLSPAVLSCEAATQTEARPELATVTLRRGRRYQGPRRPRPSSLVDYQSYRDTKQLVAQFLEHSPCSMTPEVQEVVNSIKTVLRSDQEHMEEAVLSASFIDQVITGSQARRPQPSPERTVHTLPSRKRPGLLHLHSCGDLSTFTAAEPQPAERRRPRAAQDRPRSLIGVFRETVL; from the exons ATGTCTCTGCCGGTAGTTCTCCCGGGATCTTGTTGCCCCGTTGCGGGGGTATCGTTGGCTTCCCAGCTGGCAGACCCATCCTTTAGGACTCGACACCGCTGCATTTCTGGGGTGTCTCGTATGCCGGGATCTCAGTCCCGACTGCTCCCCGCTCTCCTCCCCGGCAGACCTCTGCTGTCTCTCGGCTTGCTGCAGCTGGTTCTCGGCTGCTCTATGGTGGCGCTGTCATTCGGGGCTCTGTCTCTCAGCAGTTCACCTCCTATCAGGAATTCGTGTCCGTTTTGGGCTGGGTCTTCG GTCATACTTTCAGGAATAATTGGGTTAACGACATGGAGAAGACCAGTGCTGCTTTTG GTGAACCTCTTTGTGCTGCTGTCTGTGGTCTGCGTCCTGCTCAACTTGGCCGGCTTTGTTCTGTGCTGTCAAGGAGCCCAGCTCGTCTCCAGCATGTCCAGCTGCCAGCTG AGTGAAGTGGGGgatgtgtgtcagtgctgtgcAGACACTCAGAGTGCCAAGTGTCCGGAAGAGAAGCTCTTAAAGCTGTACCCTGGGAATTCCTGCAGTACCATGCGCATGCTGTTGAAG AAAGTTCTGTTTGCCCTCTGTGCTCTGAATGCACTGACAACAGCTGTATGCTTAGTGGCCGCAGCCTTAAGATACCTCCAGATATTTGCAGCACGAAGACCCTGCATA GATGAGCCCCGTCCCACTGTGGAGGAAGGAGAAGAGCCGGCCCGTGTCCCAGACCCCGATGAGTTTGTTCCTCCAGTTCCTCCCCCTTCCTACTTCTCCACCTTTTACTCCTACACCCCTCGGCTGGCCCGCag AATGTTTGGCAACAGCGTGATTCCTCTGCCTCATATCTACGGAGCCAGAATAAAAGGGGTTGAAGTATTTTGTCCTCTGGATCCTCCACCCCCCTATGAAACTGTGGCAAACCAATCCGATAACACAGAGCAG GGTGCTGCAGCTGAAGTCGCAGAACTGACAGGGGGTTTAATCGAAACATCAGACACAG ATGGTTGCTGCCAGGCCTCGAATACTCTCCTATCACAGCCTAAACCTGGACAGGTCTCAGGAGTGGCATGTAGAAGATCTTGCAGACAACTCTTAAGAAGATCAAATAGTGACCCAGTGCTGTTGGATGTGACCACTAAAG AACCTCTCCCCCCCTCTTGTCCTCTGTCCCCGGCAGTGCTGAGCTGTGAGGCCGCCACTCAGACCGAAGCACGTCCAGAGCTGGCGACGGTCACCTTGCGCCGCGGCCGGCGGTACCAGGGGCCGCGGCGGCCCAGGCCCAGCTCCCTGGTCGATTATCAGAGCTACAGGGACACCAAGCAGCTGGTGGCCCAGTTCCTGGAGCACTCGCCCTGCAGCATGACCCCCGAGGTGCAGGAGGTGGTGAACAGCATCAAGACGGTGTTGAGGTCGGACCAGGAGCACATGGAGGAGGCGGTGCTGAGCGCCAGCTTCATTGACCAG GTGATAACCGGCTCCCAGGCGCGTCGGCCGCAGCCCTCTCCTGAGAGGACTGTGCACACGTTGCCCTCGAGGAAGCGCCCGGGGCTGCTCCACCTGCACAGCTGCGGGGACCTCAGCACCTTCACGGCAGCCGAGCCCCAGCCCGCGGAGCGCAGGAGACCCAGGGCCGCGCAGGATCGTCCGCGCAGCCTCATCGGGGTCTTCAGAGAGACGGTGCTTTGA